The Acidobacteriota bacterium sequence GAGGACGCTCCCGCCCGCAGGAGGATCGCGCCATGATGTCACCCTGCCCGGACGTGCTCCGCACGCCTGACGAGCGATTCGACCAGCTCCCCGGCTACCCGTACAAGCCACGCTACGTCGACTCGCTCGCCGGCTTCGAGGGGCTGCGCCTGCACTACGTCGACGAGGGCGACGCGACGTCGCCCGCGACGATCCTGTGCCTGCACGGGCAGCCGACGTGGAGTTACCTGTACCGGCGGATGCTGCCCGTGTTCCTCACGTCGGGCGCACGCGTCGTGGCGCCCGACCTCTTCGGGTTCGGCCGGTCGGACAAGCCGACCGACGAATCCTGGTACACGTTCACGCGCCATCGTGAGACGCTGCTCGCCTTCGTGCGTCACCTCGATCTGCGGCACGTGACACTCGTGTGTCAGGACTGGGGCGGGATCCTCGGCTTGACGCTCCCGACGGAGGCCGCGGAGCGCTATGAGCGGCTGATCGTCATGAACACCGTCCTGGCGACGGGCCGCTTCCCGCTCGGCGAGGGCTTTCTCGCGTGGCGCGCGTGGGTGAACGCCGACCCCGATCTCGCGGTCGGTCGCTTGATGCGCCGTGCCTGCCCCCACCTCAGCGAGGCGGAGGCGTCCGCCTACGACGCGCCGTTCCCGACGGCCGAGTTCAAGGCCTGGGCGCGGCGGTTTCCGAACCTCGTGTGCGACCGCCCTGACGCGGACGGCGCCGAAGTGTCGCGTCGGGCCGCGCGCTGGTGGCGGCACGAGTGGCGTGGACGGAGCTTCATGGCCATCGGCATGCAGGACGTGGTGATTCCGCCCGCCACGATGCACTGGCTGCGGCAGCTGATCCACGGCTGTCCGGATCCCCTGGAACTGGCCGAGGCCGGGCACTTCGTCCAGGAGCATGGCGAGGTCGTAGCGCAGGCGGCGCTTGCACACTTCAGTGAGGACGACGCCCGAGAGGGTTATCGCCTCGACGTCGATGACCAAGGCTTTCCAGTCTGACCCGACGAGTCGCCGAGTTCAACCCATCCACCGAACGCCGAATCACGCGACGCCGATCGCATGCCTCCGGTTCCGCGATTCACAGGAGTCTCCTGGGCCATGGTGGGTCCGCGCCCGGCAGGGATGGCATGCGGACCGTTGGACGCGGGCGAGAGCCTCGCACGGCCGTTTGACCAGACATCCCAGAGGTGTGACAATGTCACACATGAAGGAGATCACGATTCGGGAATTGCACCGGCGCACTGGGGCCTGG is a genomic window containing:
- a CDS encoding alpha/beta fold hydrolase; the protein is MSPCPDVLRTPDERFDQLPGYPYKPRYVDSLAGFEGLRLHYVDEGDATSPATILCLHGQPTWSYLYRRMLPVFLTSGARVVAPDLFGFGRSDKPTDESWYTFTRHRETLLAFVRHLDLRHVTLVCQDWGGILGLTLPTEAAERYERLIVMNTVLATGRFPLGEGFLAWRAWVNADPDLAVGRLMRRACPHLSEAEASAYDAPFPTAEFKAWARRFPNLVCDRPDADGAEVSRRAARWWRHEWRGRSFMAIGMQDVVIPPATMHWLRQLIHGCPDPLELAEAGHFVQEHGEVVAQAALAHFSEDDAREGYRLDVDDQGFPV